CAGCTTGGTCTCTATTACGTATCCTGCACCGCAGGAACCTTTTTCAGCGGTGCAGATATCCTTCTGGTCGCAGCTCTCGCACTGTGAGGGCAGATGCTCTACGATTTTATCCGGCTCATGGGGAAGCTGAAGGCCACTTCCTTTATGGCCCTTCTGAGCCCCTTTACTCTTGTCGCTTTTCTTCCTGGAGCTGGTCGGCTTGGGCTTTTTATAGCCGTCGCTGGAAGGAGGCTTAGAGCTGGTCTGGCTGTTTTGTTTCAGGATGGCTTCGAGTTCTGCCATACGGGCTTCCAGTTTTTCCTGGTTCTCGCTTAGGGTCTTAATTATCGCCTTGAGCATCTGGTTGTCCTCGAAGAGCTCTTCGTAGGTGGGCTTCTGAAACATGAATAGGCCTCCTTTCAGATTTATTCTGATGCCATGATAGCACGTTGCAAGAAACTAAGGAACTGCTGGTTTAGGAGCTAAATTCGCAGGGGGACTGAATAGTTACAAAACAAGATTTATCGCCTATTGGCGACAAGCTATCCATCCCCGCCTTTCGCCTTTGGCTTAGAAGATGGGGAATTCCGCTTGACCTGTTAAAGAGGGTTACTGGTTCGTAAAGGTCATCTACAAAGCCCCTTACGAGGATCCAGCGGTGAGCGATGAGCTGATCATGGTAGCGACCCTTACCTTCAACGTCGCTAAATAGGCACTTGCCAAGATACGATCCATAGTATAAAATACTCTTCGTCGAGAAGTGGTCCCTTCGTCTAGTGGCCTAGGACGCCGGGTTCTCAGCCCGGTAACAGGGGTTCGAATCCCCTAGGGACTGCCATTGAAATACAGAGGTCGAGGATAATCCTCGACCTCTTTTTCGCGTAGAGGAGGTATTGTAATGAAGGAGATCGGTATTCACGAGATAGGTGGCTTTTCCATAGGGCACAGCCAAAACCTGGAGGCCGCCACAGGGGTGACGGTGATTATCTGTCCCGATGGGGCGGTGACAGGGGTGGACGTTCGAGGAGGTGCCCCGGGAACAAGGGAGACCGATCTGCTTGATCCGGTCAACCTTGTCGAAAAGGTCCACGGCGTGGTCCTGGCGGGAGGAAGCGCCTTCGGACTGGACGCAGCATCCGGGGTCATGGAATACCTGGAGGAAAAGGGCATAGGTTTTGACGTTCAGGTGACGAAAGTCCCTATAGTGTGCGGTGCGGTGCTTTTCGATCTCACCATAGGCGACTGGAGCGTCAGGCCAGACCGGGCCATGGGATACGAAGCCTGCAAAAACGCCACAAACGAGGAACAGCCGGTAGGATCTATAGGGGCAGGCACCGGCGCCACGGTGGGGAAAATTCTCGGCATGGACCGAGCGATCAAAGGAGGCCTTGGAACCTGGGCCTATCAGGAGGGGGACATCAAGGTAGGGGCCATAGTGGCGGTAAACTGCCTTGGGGATATTATAGACCCCTCCGACGGATCGGTGGTCGCCGCCTGCCGCACCGACGGAGGCTTCGGAGACACCGAGGAGATCCTGATAAAATCCGCAGGTGAGGGAAAAAACCTCTTCGCCGATAACACCACAATAGGAGCGATCCTCACCAACGCAAAACTCACCAAGGCCCAGTGTACAAAACTGGCCTCTATGGCCCAAAACGGCTACGGCAGAACCATGAGACCGGCCCACACCATGTTCGACGGCGATACAATTTTTACGATGACCTCCGGCGAGGTCGAATCGGACGTCAGCGCCCTAGGGGCCATGGCCGCCAGGGCGATGGAAAAAGCGGTGCTTCAAGCAGTCAGGGAGGCCACCTCACTGTGTGGAGTTCCGTCTATAAAGGACCTATAAAGCAAGAGAGCGGACGACCTTGGTCGTCCGCTCTCTTAGGACCTGAACCGGAACTAAGCCTGGATATCCAGGTTACCGCCGATCCCCATGGAGGCCATCATCTCCTGGACCATCTGGCCCTGCATCTCAGCCAGATCCATGGTCTTCTTCTGAACCGCTACTCCGACCTTAGTCATGGTCTCCGCCTGTTTCATGCCGGTTATGCTCTGAACCATGCCCATATCCACGTGCCTCACCTCCTTGTAGAGGGATGTGTCCCTTTATGGTATCGGACGAAAGGGTCTCAACTATGAGAGGTGTCCTCGAGAATCCTGAAAAGGGCGTCCTTAAAGCACTCGCTCAAAGTCGGATGGGGATGGACGGTGTAGGCGACCTCTTTGACGGTCATATCCTTGGCGATAGCCAGAGCGGCCTCTGATATCAAGGTCGCCGCCTCTGGGCCTACGATATGGACCCCAAGTATACGGCCATCGGCACGATCCGCCACGACTTTCACGAAACCGTCGGAGCGATCCATAGCCAAAGCCATTCCGTTGGCGACGAAGAAAACCCTGCCAACCACCGTATCGTGGCCCTTGGCCACCGCTTCCTCCTCGGTCAAACCAACCACAGCTATCTCCGGGTCGAAGAAAATGCAGGAGGGAACCTTGGCGGGATCGACATAGTACTCCCTGCCAGCCATATGCTCGACCGCCGAAAGGGCCTGATACTCCGCCAGATGGGCCAACATCATGCCGCCGGTGCAGTCCCCTATGGCGTAGACCCCCTCTTTTGAGGTCATCATGTTCCGATCGACAGAGATACCCTGATCGGTGTAGGCCACACCGCTGGCCTCCAGACCGTAGCCCTCCAGGATAGGGACCATGCTGGCCGCCAGTATGAGCCTGTCGCAGAGGACCTCCAGATCCTTGCCCTCCGCCTCACCTTTGACCTTGAGGCGACCGTCCTCTTTAACCGCTTCCTTTATACGGAAGTAGTCCACCGTGGCTATCTTTTTCTTCTTGACCGCCTGACGGACCTTTTTCTTCACGTCCTCGTCGCAACGGCGAAGGATCTGGTCCGAGTGCTTCAGGAGGGTGACCTCTTTGCCCAGGTCTTTAAGTATTCCCGCCAGCTCGACGGCTATGACTCCAGCCCCTACCACCGCCACGGAACTAACCTGATCGGCCATGGACTGATCCCACATCCCCTGGTCGGTGACCGCCCAGTCACCGCCTATAACTCCCTCCAGATCGGATCCGGGAAAGGAGAGAGGCTTCGACATGGCACCTACGGCTATGATCAGCCTTCTGCCCTTAAGGACCACCTCTCCCTGGTCGGTGGAGATTTTTAGCTCCTTCTCCTCGCCGGAGAGATCCCCTAAGGTCCCAATCCCTTTTACGACGTCGACGGAACAACGATCCATCAGGGTGGCGATGCCCTTTTGCAGCTTGGAGACCACCGCCTCCTTTTTGGCCCACATTTTATCCACCGGCCCCAGCTTGCCTACAGCGTCGGCGTAATAGGCCTTGGTTGGAATACAGCCTCTGTTGAGACAGGTTCCACCTAAGCGGTCTTTCTCCACCAGGACGGTCTTAAAGCCCGCCTGGGAGGCGAGCTCGGCGGCACGATAGCCGCCGGGCCCTCCTCCCAACACGATCAGATCGTAGACCATAGGCTACCGCTCCGAGGGAGACCAGCGAAGGACGGGCTTTCTCGCAGCCAGAGTCTCGTCGAGACGGGAAACCACGGTGGTGTAAGGAGCGTCGTGGAATATCTCCGGCTTCTCCTTGGCCTCTTTGGCTATCTCCAGCATGGCATCGACGAACCGGTCCAGAGTCTCCTTTCCCTCGGTCTCCGTGGGCTCGATCATCATAGCCTCGTGGACAATGAGGGGAAAGTATATCGTCGGGGGATGGACTCCGTGGTCCATGAGCCTCTTGGCCATATCCAAGGTGGACACGCCGTTCTCTTTGTGCTGTTTCTCCCCGGAGATCACGAACTCGTGCTTACAGACCCTGCTCGCCAGAGGGATCTCAAAGTCGCCCTCGAGACGCTTCATTATGTAGTTGGCGTTCAACACGGCGTTATCCGCCGCCGCCTTAAGCCCCTCCGCTCCCATAGAGAGAATATAGGCGTAGGCCCTGACCAGGACACCGAAGTTACCGTAGAAGGAGCGCATTTTCCCTATGCTATCGGGGATATCGTAGTCGAAACGATAGGTCCCGTTCTCCTCGACCACCACAGGGGTCGGGATGAAGGGAAGGAGCCTCTTGCCCACTCCTACCGCACCGGAGCCAGGGCCACCTCCACCGTGAGGGGTGCTGAAGCTCTTGTGAATGTTGAGGTGCAACACGTCGAAGCCCATATCCCCAGGGCGGATCTTGCCCAGTATAGCGTTAGCGTTGGCCCCATCGTAATAGAGCAGACCACCGGCGTCGTGGACTATCTCGGCTATCTGAAGGATATCCTCCTCGAAAAGCCCTAAGGTGTTTGGGTTGGTGAGCATTATGCCCGCCGTATCCTCTCCTACCGCCGCCTTAAGGGCCTCTATGTCCACGTTGCCTCTGTCGTTGGACTTAACCTCCACAACGTCGTAACCGGCGACGGAGGCGGTGGCAGGGTTGGTGCCGTGAGCGGAATCGGGGACGATTATCTTGGTCCTCGTGGCCTCTTCGCCGTTTTTACGGTGGTAGGCCTTTATGAGAAAGATCCCCGTAAGCTCACCGTGGGCACCGGCGGCGGGCTGAAGGGTCACAGCCTCCATTCCGGTGATCTCCGCCAGCATAGAGGACAGGTCGTACATGAGCTTTAGAGCCCCCTGACAGACCTTCTCGGGCTGTAGGGGATGGATATTGGAGAAACCGCACAGTCTGGCGGCGTTCTCGTTTATCTTAGGGTTGTACTTCATGGTGCAGGACCCGAGAGGATAGAACCCCTCGTCGACGCCGAAGTTCAACTGAGAGAGATTGGTATAGTGCCGAATAACGTCGACCTCGGAGACCTCCGGCAGACCGGGATCCTCGGATCTCCTGAGATTTTCAGGAAGAAGGGAGGAAATGTCCCCTGGGACGTCGCAGGAGGGCAACGCCACTCCCATTCTACCTGGCTGACTCTTCTCGAAAATAGGCTTTACCTGGCTCAGCATATTACTTCCCCCCCGCTATGGCCACAAAGCCGTCGATCTCGGCCTTGGTCCTCTTCTCGGTTACCGCCACAAGCCAGCCGTTCTCCAGCTCGGGATAGTCGGCGGTCAGGTCGTAACCTCCTATGATACCTCTCTCTATAAGCCTCGAGTTTATGGCCTCAGGGGCTTCTTTTGAGGTTACCACGAACTCTCGGAAGAAAGGCCCTGTAAAGGGAGCCTGGAATGAGCCGGTCTTGACCAGCTCGTCTCTGGTGTAGGCGGCCTTGAGGAGACACTGTTTAGCCACCTCTTTAAGGCCCTCTTTGCCCATGAGGGAAAGGTAGACAGCCCCCGCAAGGGCGCAGAGGCTCTGGTTGGAGCAGATATTCGAGGAAGCCTTCTCCCTGCGGATATGCTGTTCCCTCGCCTGGAGTGTCAGGACGTAGCACTTCTTGCCGTTCCGATCCAAGGTCTCCCCCACGATTCTGCCAGGTATCTTTCTGACCAGCTTCTGGGTGGCGGCGAAAAAGCCAAAGTGGGGGCCGCCGAAGCTCATGGCGTTTCCGGCGCTCTGGCCATCGCCTACAACCACGTCGGCACCTAACTTACCCGGAGCCTCCAGGAGGGACAGGGCCATTAGGTCGGAAGCCACTATGAAAAGGGCCTTGGCATCGTGGGTCATATCGCCGATTGCCTTTAGATCCTCGACGGCCCCGAAGAAGTTGGGGCTCTGCACCACCACCGCACCGACTTTATCGGTCAGGTTGGCCTTCAGATCGTCCAGGTTGATCGCTCCGTTAGAGTGGCCTATCTCCTGGACCGTGATGCCTCTCAGGCTGGCGTAGGTCTCTAGAACCGCCCTGCTCTGGGGGTTTACCGAACGGGCCACCAGAACGAGGTCTTTTTTGGTGGACGCACAGGCCATGTAGACCGCCTCGGCGATGGAGGTGGCCCCGTCGTACATCGAGGCGTTAGCTACGTCCATACCGGTAAGCTCGCATATCATTGTCTGATACTCGAATATGGCCTGCAAAGTCCCCTGACTGATCTCGGGCTGATAGGGAGTGTAGCTGGTGGTGAACTCACTACGGGAGATCATGTGATCTATAACTACCGGTATAAAGTGGTTGTAGACCCCTGCACCTAGGAAACAGGAGGTCGAGCAGGCATCCAGGTTCTGAGCCGCCAGGCTTTTAAGGTGTTTAAGGAGATCGATCTCCGACATGGCCTCAGGGAGATCGAGAAGGCCCTTTAGTTTAACGGAAGAGGGAAGATCGGCGAAAAGGTCCTCCACCGATGAAACCCCTACGGTAGACAGCATTTCGGCCCTCTGAGCGTCTGTGTTTGGAATGTAACGCATTATGATCCTCCTTTTGTAAAAAGGGCCTCTGATATCAGAGGCCCTTTTTGGACTTTTATTTACTCCTGGCTATCGCAGAAAGAGCGGTAGCTCTCGGCATCCATGAGGGCATCGAGCTCGGAAGCATCGGATATCTCTATGGCGGCGATCCAGCTTCCGTAGGGATCCTCGTTTATGGCCTCCGGCGAATCCTCCAGGGCCTCGTTTACCTCGACTACCTCGCCGGAGGCGGGAGCGTAGATATCGTTGGCCCCTTTAACCGACTCGACGACGCAGAAATCTCCACCGGCGGATACGGAGGCACCGACCTCGGGAAGCTCGACGAAGACGATATCGCCCATGGCGTGCTGAGCGTAGTCGGAAATGCCGATGTAGCCCTTGTTTCCCTCTACCCTGATCCACTCGTGCTCTTTGGTGTATTTAAGTCCATCTCTGATATCGGCCATTATAATGTCCTCCTCTTATTTTTTATATTTTTTTCTGTAGAAAGGCTTCTTTATGACCAGGGCCTTTTTAGCCTTGCCCCTTATCATAACGTTTACCTCGTCGCCTATATCGGCACATCCCGCCTCGACCAGTACGGAGGCTATGTTTTCGTTTCTAGATGGGGAGTAACCTCCGGTGGTCACGTAGCCCACCTCTTTGCCGTCTACCTCAACAGGATAGCCGTTTCTGGGGACGCCCTTGTCGATCATCTGGAGGGCCAGTATCCTCCTGGGGAGACCTTTGGCCTTCATCTCCCTCAGGGGCTCTATACCTATAAAGCTATCTTTGTCCAGCTTGACGAAGAAACCGAGACCTGCCTCGAGGGGGGTTATATCCTTGTCTATCTCGTGACCGTAGAGGGGAAGACCGGCCTCAAACCTCAGGCTGTCTCTAGCTCCCAGGCCGATAGGAAGCACTCCGTCGTCCTTCCCTGCCTCTAGAATGGCGTTCCATACCTTTACCCCTTCGTCCCAGTTGACGTAGACCTCGAAGCCGTCCTCGCCGGTATAGCCTGTCCTGGAGACCAGGGCGTTCACCCCGGCGACCTTGACGTTCTCCTTGAAGTGGAAAAAACCGATATCCGAGAGGTTTACGTCGGTTATCCTCTGGAGGATATCCTCCGCCATCGGCCCCTGGAAGGCGACTTCCGCGGTTTTGGAGGAAACGTTCTCCGCCTTGACCTCTCCCTTGAGATTTTCCGTAACCCAGGCGAAATCCTTGTCCACGTTGGAAGCGTTTACCACCAGGAGTATTCTGGTGTCTGATGCCTTGTAGACCAGCAGATCGTCGACCACGCCGCCGTGAGGGTAGCACATCATATTGTACTGGACCTGTCCGTCCTCCAGGACGGAAATATCGTTGGAGACCAAGTTCTGGACAAAAGCAAAGGCATCTGGGCCCTCTATCCAGAACTCTCCCATGTGGGAAACGTCGAAAAGCCCGGCCTTGGAGCGAACGGTAAGATGCTCCTCTTTGATACCCGCCTCGTAATGGACCGGAAGATCCCATCCTCCAAAGTCGACTATGTTACCGCCAAGTTCGACGTGTTCGTGGTACATCGGCGTCTTCACGAACTCACCTCCGTTTTGATAGGCTGTCCAGTGACAGCTCTTCCAGAGAAAAAAGCGAAAAAAGCTACCTTGACTAGAACCTTACATACCTACACATATATACAACCTGAGGACAGTATACGTCAAGAACGGATACCTAATGACGAAGGGATTATACATAATACTCGATAGACCGTGAGCAAATTGAGGATAAAAAAAGACGAGGGACAGTTAATCCCTCGTCTTTTCAGAAAAATATTATTTTACTTTTAAAGTTCCATCTTCTTTATAATCGTCAAGAGCCTTGCTTACAACCTTCGCAAGTCCTATAAGTGCTATAAGGTTAGGGAACACCATAAGACCGTTGAAGGTGTCGGCGAGCTCCCAGACGAGGTCGACCTTGAGGGTGGAACCAAGGACGATAAAGGCCATAACCAGAAGCCTATAGGGCGTAAGTCCCTTCGAGCCGAAGAGGAACTTTATGTTGGCCTCTCCGAAGAAGTACCAGCCAATTATGGTGGAGAAGGCGAAGAACAGGAGACATATGGCTATAAAGGGGTTTCCGAAGGACCCAAGACCTATCTCGAAGGCCCTCTGGGTCAGGGCTATACCGGTGGTCTGACCGTCGATAGCGCCGGTCGCAAAGATAACCAGGGCGGTCATGTTAAGGACGATAAAAGTGTCGATAAACACGCCCATTATGGCGACAAAACCCTGCTGTGCGGGATGCTTGACCTTAGCGACTGCGTGAGCGTGAGGGGTCGACCCCATACCGGCCTCGTTGGAGAAAAGCCCTCTGGCTACACCGTAACGGATGGCCTCTTTGACCCCTACACCGATAAGTCCGCCGGTGGCTGCCTTAGGATCGAAGGCACCTACGAAAATCATCTTTATAGCAGGTATCAGGTTGGAGGACTGGGTAATAAGGACGTAGAGACCTCCCAGAAGGTAAAGCAACGCCATGAGAGGAACTACTTTCTCGGTGAAAGAGGCTATACGGCCGATGCCTCCGAAGAAAATGAGGGCACCTAAAAGGGCTACCCCTATACCGACCATAAGGTGAGGCACTCCGAAGGCGGTGCTGAACGCGTCGGCTATGGAGTTGGCCTGAACCATGTTGCCGATAAAGCCCAGGGCCATGATGATGGTCACTGCGAAAAAGCCCGCCATCCACTTGCTGCCGAAGCCGTCCCTGATGTAGTAGGCAGGGCCACCGGTGATCTGACCTTGGTCGTCTCTGGACTTGTAGGTCTGACCTAATACCGCCTCGGCGAAGATGGTTCCCATGCCGAAAAAGGCGGCGATCCACATCCAGAAGATAGCTCCCGGACCACCTGCTGCGATAGCGGTAGCAGCCCCTGCAAGGTTACCCGTTCCGACCTGGGCTGCTATGGCGGTCGCTAGGGACTGGAAGGAGGACATTCCGTCCTTACCGGCCTTCTCACCGCTGAGGGTAAGACCACCGAAGGTCTGCTTGCACACCGCACCGAACTTTCTTATCTGCACAAACCTAAGTTTAAGGGTGTAGTAAAGACCGGTTCCGCATAAAAGGACTATAAGGACATATCCCCAAAGAATGCTGTTTATCCCCTGTACTATGCTCATAAGCTGATCCATCGGTAGGGAACCTCCTAGATATAAATAAATTAAAAATAAAAAAAATAAGACATATATGAACTCAATTGTTCATATATTGAACCTAAAAGAACACACCCCTTTCTTGACTAAAAAAAATGAAGATCTTTGGACTTAAAAAATCGCCGGTTTCCGTAAAAATACGCTGTTGTTATCGCCTTCACATCTAGATTCTACACCAAAAGGAATGATAAATGAACCGCTTATTCCTGTTTTATAGAAGTCTTGCTCTAAAAATAATTCTGTATTATCCCAATACACAATATGGAGTCGGTTTGCCAATTGACATGAGTAAGATAAAGTGGAGCAAAAATTTTTTTGTACCTTTTAGAATCTATTTTGTTCGTTATAAGTTACAAAAAGATATATAAAAAAAGAGGCCCCTGAGGGGCCTCTTTTTTTATATATTAGTCTTCGTCTTTAAAGACAGTCTGCTCGGTTACCTCGGTCTCGAGGGCCTTAAGGGCGTTCTCGACCAGGTGACGGCGAAGTTTCTTCTCCTCCGCAGCGGTCATGTTGGGATTGCCCAGGGGGTGAGGGATCGCCACAGTCGGGATGATCCTGTTAGCCCCTACGCTGAGGGAGATAGGAACGATAGTAGCCATGTGGACCACAGGAACATCAGCGGTCTCCTCTATGGCCTTGACGAGCGTTGCACCGCAACGCGTACAGGTTCCTCAGGTAGAGGTGAGGATCACCGCGTCAACGCCGGCGGCCTTAAGCCTCTTGCCCATCTCGACGCCGAACTTCTTGGAGTTGGCGACGGCTGTGCCGTTTCCGACGGTGGTGTAGAAGAGATGGTGCAAAGAGCCGATACGGCCTTCTTTCTCGATATCCCTGAGAACGTCAACGGGAAGAACCCTGTCGGCATCCTGGTTGGCGTAGGTCTGATCGTATCCGCCGTGAGCGGTCTGATACTCACCCTCTTTGAGGTCCATCACGCCGGTGATGTCGTACTCACCAAAGTTCTGGGCGCTGGAAGCAGCGATGTGATCGGGGTTGCCAAAGGGCACGATACCGCCGGAGGTGACCAGGGCGATCTTCGCCTTGGACATATCCTTTATCGCAGGGCGGGGATCAACCCTATCGAAGACGGGCATTTTGTACTCCGTCTTGAAGGGCTCGCCTTTAAGCTTCTTTATGAGCATATCAATGGCACGCTCGGCACCGATCTTCTCGTAGAACGTGTTGATACGGACGCCCTTCTCGATGTAGCCCTCTTCCTCAGGGGTACCGATGGCCTCGCCTTTGATCTGCTTGAGCAGAAGGGAAGCCATAGCGGGAACGGCCTTGCCCATGCCTCTGGCGCTGTCGGCAGCTACGATAACGTAGGTGCCCTTTTTGTACATCTCAGCACCGGGGTTCTCGGGGTAGAGAGCGGTGACGGTGGGGATGCCCAGCTTCTCTCCGACGGCGCAGCAGATCGCTCCGCAGGCGGTTCCGTAACGACCGGCGTTGAAGCCAGGTCCTGCGACGAAGCCGTCGGCGTTGAATTCCTTCACCTTGGAGGCGATGAACTCGGAGGTCTCGTCGATGTTGTCGGCGAAGTAGTTATCTCCACAGATAACGGTGGCGACGATCTCGGCCTCGCCTTTGAAAGCGGCGTTAAGGGCCATACCGGGGCCGACTACGCCCTCTCTGATCTCAGGTCTGATGTCCGCTTTTTCCTCTCCGCCAATACCTGCGAAGAACTGATTTATATAATGAACCACACGATAGGTCATTTGTTCTCCTCCTCTTACGGCTACAGGGTGTACTTGGAGTACTGATCCCTGATTCCCTTTACCGCATCGGCAAGGGCATCGGGCTCTAGAACCATTTCCATCATACTGATCTGGTTCTCCCATTCCTCCGGGTCAGCTTCGTCCCGGATATCCTGCTCAAAAATATCGTAGACGGCGAGTCCCAACGGGACGCCGGCGAGAGGCCCTGCGTAGGTAGGGTCTCCGTTACACACGGTCTCGGCGTAAATCTCTGCGCCTTCCGCATCGGAGGATCCCAGTACGACCACCACGTTTTCAGCGCCGTACTTTTCAGCAGCGTCTTTAACGCGCTGCTGGTTCTGCAGGTCCATCGCTCCCGCCGCAGTTCAGACGAAGCACTCGGTTACTGCGAAAATTACTTCCGCGCCGCTGTCTTTGAAGCAGGCCTCCATAGCCGGGGCGGGAACGCCATCGCGCTCGCCCAGGAGGATCAATTTCTTTCCAGCCAACTTACCCATATCAGCAGCACCTCCTTATTATGAAATGGTGATCTATTTCCGGTCCCCCGCCGTAGCGGCAGGTCCGGCCCTGCCAGGAAAAGTTATATGGTGTAGGCACCGAGCTTGTTGAAGCCGAGCTCGTTGGTGGCACCGAGGATGGCCTGGATCTCCACCTCAAGGCTGCCATCCTCCTGAAGGGTTCCGAAGAATCCGCCAGCGATAACGTCGGCCACAGGAAGCTCTCCGATGATCTTCTCCATAGGAGGAAGCATGATCAGCTGGTTGGCGTTTCCGCCGGTGACGCAGGCGTCGCCTTCAGGGCAGGAGTCAGCCAGAGACTGGCTTGCTCCGTCACGACCGGCGTACTCGTCGGTGATGAGAACGGTTTTAATGCCCGCTCTCTCGGCCTTCCAGCAGTTCATGATAAGGTCGGCATCGGGGTTTCCGAAACCTTCCTCGGAGATGACCACAGCGTCGACACCGAGCATCTTAGCCAGCTTGATGGCGTAGGAGGAGCTTCTCTTCTTGTCGGCTAAGGTGACGTTCTCGTTGGTGACGATGACGCCGACGAAGTTGAACTCTTTTCCGTGGTGGGCATAAAGGTGCTTGATAACAGGGTTGTTAAGGTGAACATAGGTGTTGTTCTTGTCGCAGGCGGAGACGCAGTTACCGGAGATAATGGCACCGTCCATGGTCTCGGTGGGGCTGATCATAGTGGGGATTATCTTCTTTACGTCGACGCCGTAGATCCAGGTGTCGTGAAGAAGGCCCTGGGTCTGGAGCATGTAAACGTAGGCCACCTTGGGAAGACCGGGGTGAGCCTTCATGGCCTCCGCCAGAGGGGGGAAGTCGTAGGTCTCTACGCAGTCCGCCGCCGCCTCTTTGCAGCAGGAGGCGAGGTAGTGGGCGGTTCTGAGACCGGCCTGACGGCAGGCGGCCTCACGGGTGTGAAGCTCGACGCCCTCGGAGGGAGTCAGAACCACTACCAGGTTATTGGTCTTGGAGAAAGGAGTGTAATCCGCACCGGGACCGGTCATGTCCACGATGCCCTCCTGAGGAGCTACCAGACGGCCGGTGGTGAGAACCACAGCACCGTCAAGGACAAGGGTCTTGCCCTCTCCTACAGTGTCGACGTCGCCTATCCAGCCTGGGAACACCTCGTTGCCGCCGTCTATCTTGCAACGGGGCTCGATGGCGTCCTTGACTGGAAGGATGCGGACGTTCTCGCCGGGATGGGCCAGATCGAGG
The sequence above is a segment of the Dethiosulfovibrio salsuginis genome. Coding sequences within it:
- the grdB gene encoding glycine reductase complex selenoprotein B — protein: MTYRVVHYINQFFAGIGGEEKADIRPEIREGVVGPGMALNAAFKGEAEIVATVICGDNYFADNIDETSEFIASKVKEFNADGFVAGPGFNAGRYGTACGAICCAVGEKLGIPTVTALYPENPGAEMYKKGTYVIVAADSARGMGKAVPAMASLLLKQIKGEAIGTPEEEGYIEKGVRINTFYEKIGAERAIDMLIKKLKGEPFKTEYKMPVFDRVDPRPAIKDMSKAKIALVTSGGIVPFGNPDHIAASSAQNFGEYDITGVMDLKEGEYQTAHGGYDQTYANQDADRVLPVDVLRDIEKEGRIGSLHHLFYTTVGNGTAVANSKKFGVEMGKRLKAAGVDAVILTSTUGTCTRCGATLVKAIEETADVPVVHMATIVPISLSVGANRIIPTVAIPHPLGNPNMTAAEEKKLRRHLVENALKALETEVTEQTVFKDED
- a CDS encoding alanine/glycine:cation symporter family protein encodes the protein MDQLMSIVQGINSILWGYVLIVLLCGTGLYYTLKLRFVQIRKFGAVCKQTFGGLTLSGEKAGKDGMSSFQSLATAIAAQVGTGNLAGAATAIAAGGPGAIFWMWIAAFFGMGTIFAEAVLGQTYKSRDDQGQITGGPAYYIRDGFGSKWMAGFFAVTIIMALGFIGNMVQANSIADAFSTAFGVPHLMVGIGVALLGALIFFGGIGRIASFTEKVVPLMALLYLLGGLYVLITQSSNLIPAIKMIFVGAFDPKAATGGLIGVGVKEAIRYGVARGLFSNEAGMGSTPHAHAVAKVKHPAQQGFVAIMGVFIDTFIVLNMTALVIFATGAIDGQTTGIALTQRAFEIGLGSFGNPFIAICLLFFAFSTIIGWYFFGEANIKFLFGSKGLTPYRLLVMAFIVLGSTLKVDLVWELADTFNGLMVFPNLIALIGLAKVVSKALDDYKEDGTLKVK
- a CDS encoding glycine/sarcosine/betaine reductase component B subunit, with the protein product MKLELHKVKVSKLVFGDKTSVKDGVLTINKQELIDLLSDDERLAGVDLDLAHPGENVRILPVKDAIEPRCKIDGGNEVFPGWIGDVDTVGEGKTLVLDGAVVLTTGRLVAPQEGIVDMTGPGADYTPFSKTNNLVVVLTPSEGVELHTREAACRQAGLRTAHYLASCCKEAAADCVETYDFPPLAEAMKAHPGLPKVAYVYMLQTQGLLHDTWIYGVDVKKIIPTMISPTETMDGAIISGNCVSACDKNNTYVHLNNPVIKHLYAHHGKEFNFVGVIVTNENVTLADKKRSSSYAIKLAKMLGVDAVVISEEGFGNPDADLIMNCWKAERAGIKTVLITDEYAGRDGASQSLADSCPEGDACVTGGNANQLIMLPPMEKIIGELPVADVIAGGFFGTLQEDGSLEVEIQAILGATNELGFNKLGAYTI
- the grdA gene encoding glycine/sarcosine/betaine reductase complex selenoprotein A; amino-acid sequence: MGKLAGKKLILLGERDGVPAPAMEACFKDSGAEVIFAVTECFVUTAAGAMDLQNQQRVKDAAEKYGAENVVVVLGSSDAEGAEIYAETVCNGDPTYAGPLAGVPLGLAVYDIFEQDIRDEADPEEWENQISMMEMVLEPDALADAVKGIRDQYSKYTL